The nucleotide window AACCAGATACGAACATGAAGTGGTTGGCCTGATCTGTGGAAATGTGACAGCCGCGCATGCCGCGGATGGTCGCTTTTCCCATGCGCTCCAGATCTCCGTCGGGGAGGATACGAAAACTGACGATGCCGTCATCCGCGATGGAGTAAAGTCTTGTGCCGTCCCTGGAGGACGAGACATAGGAAGCATTGTTGACCCGGATCTCCTTTCTGCGGGACATGGTCCCTTTTTCCGGGTCCACATCGAGGATGGTGACCCCCTTGCTGTTCCCGATGTATGTGTAAGAACCTACATACGCTGCATATCTATTTCCCAAAACGTGTCCTCCTTCTGTCGTCTCTTGATCTTATTCCCATCATATCATATCCAAAAAAGTTTGTTAACCCCCGTCCTGTCAAGATTCTGCAGGGAATAATATGCTGTGCGGATATCCTGAGTAAAAAAATGAAAAATTCTGTAAAAAGTCATTGACACTTTCCTGGAAACCTGTATAATTAAATCTGTTTCGGAGTTTAGAGATACTAAACTTTTTGTTTATTTTTACTTTGTCAGGATACCGGGCGCATACTGCTTCAGAGTGTCTGAAACAGTGGAAAGGAAGACGGACGAAAAATGGATATTGGTCAGAAGCTGAAGGAACTTCGGATACTGAAGGGCTTGACTCAGGAGGAGCTGGCGGACCGCGCGGAGCTGTCCAAGGGATTTATATCCCAGCTGGAGCGTGACCTGACGTCTCCTTCCATTGCTACACTGACGGACATTCTCCAATGTCTGGGCACCAGCCTCAATGAGTTCTTCACCGCGGAGCCGGAGGAGCAGGTGGTATTCGGGACAGAGGACTATTTTGAGAAAAAGGACGGGGAATTGGGGAACTGTATCCAGTGGATCATCCCCAACGCCCAGAAAAACATCATGGAGCCAATCCTGCTGACTTTGGAAAAGGGAGGCTCCACCTATCCGGACACCCCCCATGAGGGAGAAGAATTCGGCTATGTGCTTCAGGGAAGTCTCGTGATCCATGTGGGCACGAAGAGCTATAAGGCGAAAAAAGGGGAATCCTTTTATTTCACACCGGATAAAAAGCATTATCTTACATCGAAGGCAGGCGCTGTGCTCTTATGGGTCAGCTCGCCGCCCAGTTTTTAGGAGGTAACGGGATGAGTACACCACTGATTGATCTGGTCAATGTGTCGAAGGCCTTTGACAAAAACCTGGTGCTGGATGAGCTTAACCTGTCCATTAAGGAAAATGAGTTCATGACACTTCTTGGGCCGAGCGGATGCGGAAAGACTACTACCCTCCGCATTATCGGGGGTTTTGAGAAGCCGGACACGGGAACCGTGTTTTTTGATGGAAAGGACATCACCGAGATTTCGCCCAACAAGCGTTCTTTAAACACCGTATTTCAGAAATACGCCTTATTTTCCCATATGAACATTGAGGAGAATATCGCGTTCGGACTGAAGATAAAGGGAAAATCCAAAGCATACATTAAGGATAAAGTCCGCTATGCCTTGAAGCTGGTGAATCTGGATGGGTTTGAAAAGCGCAGTGTGGCGTCTTTAAGCGGCGGACAGCAGCAGAGGATCGCCATTGCGAGGGCCATTGTGAACGAACCGAAGGTCTTGCTCCTGGATGAGCCCCTGGGCGCACTGGATCTGAAGCTTCGCCAGGATATGCAGTATGAACTGATACGGCTTAAAAATGAGCTGGGGATAACCTTTGTATATGTGACCCATGACCAGGAGGAAGCTCTCACCATGTCGGATACAGTTGTGGTCATGAACCAGGGCTATATCCAGCAGATGGGCTCTCCGGAGGACATCTATAATGAGCCGGAGAACGCCTTTGTGGCGGATTTCATCGGCGACAGCAATATCATAGACAGCCTGATGATAGAAGATAAGCTGGTGGAGATTCTGGGGACCAGGTTTTCCTGCGTGGATACGGGCTTTGGGCGGAACCGGCCGGTGGATGTGGTCATCCGTCCGGAGGACATCGAGCTTTGGGAGCCTGGAAAGGGCACGATGGAAGGCACGGTGTCTCATCTGATCTTTAAAGGGGTGCACTATGAGATGGAGGTCATGGCCGGCGGCTATGAGTGGCTGGTACATTCCACCAATTGCTATCCGGTGGGAACCAAGGTAAGCATACATGTGGATCCCTTCAACATACAGATCATGAAAAAGCCGGAGTCCGAAGATGAGGAGGCGGTGGGAGTCGATGAGTAAGAAACTGTTGTCCACGCCATATTTAATATGGATGATCGGCTTTACGATGATTCCCCTGGCTCTGGTGGTATATTACGGAATCACGGATAAGACAGGGGCTTTCACGCTGCAGAATATCCTGTCGATCGCCACTCCGGAGAGAATGAACGCGCTCCTCCGCTCCTTGAAGCTGTCGCTCATCAGCACGGGGATATGCCTGCTCTTGGCATATCCGCTGGCGATGATACTGAAGAGCCTCAAGGTGAAGCAGAGCAGCTTTATCGTATTTATTTTTATCCTTCCCATGTGGATGAATTTTCTGCTTCGGACTATGGCGTGGCAGACTCTGCTGGACCGGAATGGGGTAATCAACAGCATATTGAATTTTCTGCATCTGCCGGCGCTCAACATCATCAATACGCAGACGGCGATCATATTCGGCATGGTTTATAATTTCCTGCCTTTTATGGTGCTGCCGATCTATAATGTGCTGGTGAAGATCGGGGACGATACGGTGGAAGCGGCCAGGGATCTGGGAGCCAACAGCGCGCAGACGTTTTTCCGGGTGATCTTTCCCCTGAGCATGCCGGGCGTCATAAGCGGCATCACCATGGTGTTCGTGCCGGCGCTCACGACCTTTGTCATCTCCGACCTGCTGGGCGGAGGCATGGTCCTCCTGATCGGCAATGTGATCGAACAGGAATTTACGTTCACGGCCAACTGGAACCTGGGTTCAGGCCTTTCCCTGGTACTCATGGTATTTATTCTGATCAGCATGGCGCTGCTGGCCAAATATGATAAAGACGGAGAGGGGGCAGCATTCTGATGGGCAGATTCTTCAAACGGTTTTATCTGGTTATCATGTTCGTGTTTTTGTATGCTCCCATCGGGGCGCTTATGGTGCTGTCCTTCAACAGCTCCAAGTATATGTCCAAGTGGGGCGGCTTCAGCCTGAAATGGTATGAGCAGCTTTTCTCCAGCCAGCTTATCATGTCGGCCTTAAAGACGACACTGATCATCGCGTTCCTGTCCGCGCTCATCGCGACAGTGATCGGAACGGCGGCCTGTATCGGTATTAATCATATGAAGAAGGTGCCCAGGACACTGGTAATGGGGATGAACAGCATTCCGCTCATGAACGCTGATATCGTGACCGGCATCTCCCTGATGCTCTGTTTTATCGCGTTTGGAGTCAGCCTGGGGTTTGGAACTGTGCTGATTTCCCATATCACCTTTAATATTCCCTATGTAGTGCTCAGTGTCATGCCGAAAATGAAGCAGACGGAGAAGAGCACCTATGAGGCGGCTCTGGATTTGGGAGCTTCTCCTCTCCAGGCTTTTTTCAAGGTGGTATTCCCCGATATCCTGCCCGGCATCCTGTCTGGATTCCTGCTCTCCTTCACGATGTCCCTGGATGATTTTATTATTACTCATTTCACAAAGGGGGCGGGAGTCAATACATTGTCCACTCTCATTTACAGCGAGGTACGCAAGGGCATAAAGCCCAGTCTGTACGCGCTGTCCACGATCCTTTTCCTGGCGGTCCTGGTACTCCTTATCATAGCCAACCTGCCAAAGAAGAAGAGCAAAGAAATAGCAAAGGAGCAATGACGAGACATGAAAAAGAAAATAATAGTATTCGTATTGGCAGTATCCCTGTGCCTTTCCTGCCTGGCCGGCTGCGGCGGAGGAAAGAAAGATTCAAAGGGCGTGGTCAAGGTATATAACTGGGGAGAGTACATCGATGAAGAGGTGATCCAGCAGTTTGAGGATGAGACTGGAATAGAAGTGATCTATGATACCTTCGAGACCAATGAGGAAATGTATCCGATCATCGAAGCGGGAGGGACTTCCTATGACGCTGTCTGTCCTTCCGACTATATGATCGAGAAAATGATAAAAAATAATCTGCTGGCGGAGATCGATTATGATAATATCCCCAACATGAAATATTTAAGCGAGAGCATCATGGAAGGCTCGAAAGCCTTTGATCCGGAAAATAAATATTCAGTCCCTTATACCTTCGGCACGCTGGGGATTCTCTATAACACGGCCATGGTGGAAGAGCCGGTGACCAGCTGGAACGCCCTTTGGAATGAAAAATACAAAGGCGAGATTCTGATGTACAACAGCCCAAGGGATCTGTTTACGGCGCCTCTTGAGCTTCTGGGATATTCCATCAACACCACGGATGAAGCGCAGCTTGGAGAAGCGAAGGAGCTTCTCCTGGAGCAGAAGCCCCTGCTTCAGAGGTATGTCATGGATCAGATAAAGGACATCATGATATCGGGAAGCGCGGCCATGGCTATGGCATATTCCGGAGAGGTGCTCCAGCTCCAGGAGGCAAATCCGGATCTGGCCTATGTGGTGCCTGAGGAAGGAAGCAATTATTTCATCGATTCCTGGGTGATTCCTGCCAACTCGGAGAATAAAGAAAATGCGGAGGCCTGGATCAATTTTCTGAACGATCCGGAGATCGCTCTGAAAAACTTTGAATATATTACATATTCTACGCCGAATACCGGCGCCCAGGAGCTCATGGACCAGTCGCTCCTGGAGAACCCGGCTGTGTTTCCCGGAGAAGAGATCCTGAAAAAATGTGAGGTCTTCCACTCACTCGGGGAGGAAGGGGATACCCTTTTTAACGATCTGTGGCTGGAGATCAAGGATGCGGCGGTGAAATCTTAATTATTTATGAATTGAATGGAAACGGCGAATATCCCTTTACCTGATTTGGAAAACATGGTAGAATGTCGTCAGATATTCTGCCGGGAGTATCCGTGTATAAAAGAATGCTCCGCGGGGACAGAACTGCGGAGGCAGGGAAAGATTACGGGTTGCAATATCTGCCGGAACCGGCGTATAATAAATAGAAGCGATATGGAATTTCTGATCGGAAAGGGATGATAAATTGAAATTTGACTTTCATTGCCATACGAAAAACGGTTCCCTGGATGCCAGGGTGGACGTTTGGGAGTATGCGAAGCTTTTGAAAGAAAAGGGCTTCGGAGGCATGATGGTTACTGACCATAACAGCTACAACGGATATCGTGCGTGGCTTGAATATAAGGAGCAGTACGGAGCGCTGGAGGATTTCACGGTTTTAAGAGGGATTGAGTATGATACACTGGATGCAGGACATATCCTGGTGGTCATGCCCGAAAATGTGGATCTTAAGATTCTGGAGGTAAGAGGCCTTCCCATTCATATGCTCGTCAGAGTGGTGCACCGGTATGGAGGGATTCTGGGGCCGGCGCATCCTTACGGCGCCAAGTTTTTGAGTGCCATGTGTTCGAAACGGCTGGAGAAGGATATCCGGCTGATTCACGATTTTGATTTTGTGGAGGCATTTAATACGTGTGAGCTGCCGGAGTCCAATGAAAAAGCCAGGGCTTTGGCGGAGAGATACGGAAAGGTCTGTTTCGGAGGCTCAGATTCCCACCGGACGGATTATATCGGAATGGCGTATACGGAGATTGATTCGCCCGTGACCTGCTGCGACGACTTGATCCGGCTGGTGAAGGCCCATGAGATTGTGGAATGCGGCGGCATGGAACGGGCGCCGAAGGAACAGGCGCCTATTACGAAGATGGCTCTTGGCGCCGTCTGGAAGGTTTATAACCGGGGACTGGCGGCAGTCAAATACCACGCCAGAATACTGGGGCTCAGGGAACTGGGCCTGAGGGGAGTTCCACACAGCTTATAAAAGCCTGACCTGGCGGCAGGCAGGAGACGATAATGACGGAGGAATTCTATGCGAGGGTTTCGACAATGGATGTCTGACCACAGTGAGATCACAGGCATCCTGGTATTTTTATTGATTGTGATAGTGGTGGGCGGCGCAGCTTACGGCATCAGCTATGCGGTTGACGGCGGCCACGGAAAAAAAGCGAAGACTACGACAGAGGCCGGAAGCGGAGCGACAACGGAATCCGCTTCGGAGAGTACTTCAGGACAAGCGTCTTCTGCGGATCAGACATCCGCTTCGGAGACACAGCCGACGGAAACGGCTGCTACCGCGGCTACGACAGCGGCGGGCGGTTCTGAAACGACGGCGGCAGGAGCGGCTGCGCCTTCATTGGGAGATACCATCAATGAATATGGAGTATATTTCCAGCTTGTGGATGAGAATGTAACAGCCAAGATAGAAACGAATCTCCGCCGTGTACCCAGCACCAACAGTGATGAGGATATCATAGCCACGATTTATAATGGGGACTGGATAAAGCGGACCGGAATCGGACATAACGGTTGGTCCAGAGTGGAATACAACGGACAGGTCTTGTATGCGGTGACCAGTTATCTTTCGACAGACGGATCTTCTTCTTCGGAGCCCACTTATCAGGCGGCGGGCGACACTGTGACGGCAAAAGTAGAAGTTTATCTTCGTTCGTCACCGGATTCTGCATCCGATGACAATGTGGTCGCTACACTGACAAAAGGGACGACCGTGGCCAGAACCGGTATTGGAAGCAACGGATGGTCAAAGCTTGATTATAACGGAACAGAAGTATACGCGGTGACCAGCCTTCTGGAAATCGTACAATAAACAAGCGGCCGGAGTGATCCGGCCGCTTGTTTATTACTGTTTAACGGGTGATATCCTCGAAGAAGAAATAGGAGCCTTTGTTGTGCCGCTTGGCGTAATAGAGGGCTTCATCCGCATTCCGGTACAGAGTATCGAAATCGATCGTCTGACCGCCGCTCCGGCAAATACCGGCGGTACAGCCGAGGCTCCGACAGCGGTCATACCGCTCCATCAGCTCACGGAATTGTTTTTGAAAAGAAAAGAGGTTTTGCTCCAGGTCTTTTTTAGGCTGCACTCCCGGTTCTAAAACAGCGAATTCATCTCCGCCAAGACGTCCCAGTATGCTGGAAGAAGAGCTGTATATCTGAAGAAGGCGGGAGAATCGTTTGAGGACCTTGTCGCCTTCCCCGTGTCCATAAGTATCGTTTACCGATTTAAAATAATCCAGATCGATCAGAAAAAAAGTAGCTTCCTGGCTATTTTCCAGATACCGTTCTACTTTTTCGTGGAAAGAAACGTGATTATAAAGGCCGGTCATCAGATCCAGCTCCGATTTATAGCGGAATTCATCTGCCAGCTGGAGGGCGTCCTTTACCTGCTGGGACAAGGTCTTGGGATAGAATTCATGATCTGCCTGGTCGATATTGGGGGTAGATTGATGGATGTGGTGGATTTTCCATGTTTCGTTTTCTTCCCTGCGGAAAATGACGCTGAAACGGGTATCCATGTTGATCTGGAACGGAGAGCCCGCGGCTCCTTTTTCGCGGACCCACAGCCCGCCGTATACGAGGCAGACCGAATCGGAGAGGGAGCGGAAAGCATACCAGTCGTCCACGATCTCAAATTGGATTTGTGCGGCCTGCTGCTGGTTTACGAGAAGAGCGTGAGCAGCTTCCTCCAGAGATTGATAGATTTCATGTTTGCCGGTGCCGATTATGGTCAGGCTGTCACTGCAGCAGGAAAGAATCTCTTGAAAATGCTCCGGCGTGGGTTCCATGAGATAAAAATTCCAAAAGCGTTTGGTGATGTCGATCAACTCTCGTTCTGTCATGATTTTCTCCTGAGTTCGTATATAAAAATCCAATTGTGGAAATAAAAATCCTATTGAGATTATCATATTAGAAAAGGGCAGTGATGTCAACGAATGGAACGGATATTTCCAGCAAAAAGGCCCGGAGAAAGCAGACGCTTTCTCCAGGCTTTGTTATGGCATATTGTTATACCAGATCGCCTACGATTTCTCCACAGGCCATCTTAGTACCGGAATCTCCGGAAGGCTGTGTGTGGAAATCATCCGGCTGATCGTGAATTATGACGGTACGTCCGACGACTTCATCCGGCTGAAACCGGTTGGTATAGAACATGCCGAGGGCGTAGCCGTTGTTTCCAAACAGGGGAGGAAAGTCCCCCGCGTGATTCGGGTGCTCGCAGTTGTCCGGGTTATAGTGGTTTCCCGTTTCTGAAAACGGTTCTTCCGGAGTCCCCTGGCAGGAATCCCCTTCATGGATATGAAATCCGAAGATTCCTTCTGTACAGGCACGGTCTGTAAACGGAAGCCCGGCGGCTTCCACGACAACTAAGGTTCCGTCCCAAAAGGGATAAAAGTATACCGTGCCGTGAATATCCGGGTATTTATCGCTGCCATACATGTCAGAATGGGCAACGGGCGTCATCCGCAGAATGGTATCAAAAGCATCGTTTAATTCGCTTCTCATAGATTATTTCCTACAGGGGCAGTCGCCGCCCATCTTGTCAAAAGCAGGGTTAAAGGCATAAATGTTCCTGGAATCCAGATTATCCTGAGTGATGCGGAGCGCTTCACCGAACCTCTGGAAATGCACGATTTCTCTTTCACGAAGGAAGCGGATGGGGTCGCATACATCCGGGTCCTTTATAAGACGAAGGATGTTGTCGTAAGTCGTACGTGCCTTCTGTTCTGCGGCCATATCTTCATAGAGATCTGTGATAGGGTCGCCTTTGGACTGGAATTCACACGCATTGAAAGGGATGCCGCCGGCCGCCTGGGGCCAGATGCCCGTTGTGTGGTCCACATAATACGGGGCAAAGCCTTCAGCCTCCAGCTGCTCTGCAGTCAGGTTGCGGGTCAGCTGATGAACGATAGTTGCCACGATCTCCAGATGAGCCAGTTCCTCGGTACCGATGTCGGTCAGAGTTGCCTGGCATTGCTTGTAGGGCATGGCGTAGCGCTGGGAGAGATAGCGCATGGAAGCGCCCATTTCACCATCAGGGCCACCATACTGACTCATGATTATTTTAGCAAGTTTTGCGTTGGGAGTCGTGATATTTACCGGGTATTGCAGCCTCTTCTCATAGTTCCACATGTGCTCCCACCTCCTTCCCAGGGCCAGGGGCCGTTCACCCAGGTCCAATAATCGGCGGAATCTTTCACGCCGTCTTTTGTCAGAGGGCCGAACTGGCATTCATAAGCCGCAACCGCGGTCTCTCTGGCATCTCTCATGCATTGATAGTAGGCCAGGGCATCCTGGTCATCCGGATGAGTGTCCAGATACAGCAGGACATCATCCACAGCAAAGCTGTATTGATAGATTTGAGTCATTAATTCATTCATGGACGAACTGCGCACCTCCCGATCACAAATGGTTTATCCAGAGACGGAAAGACCGTCCCAATAAAGAGAGCCTGATCCAGGGGATACGTACATTCCCATTGCTGCCAGGGGACAAAGGCCATGGCGACGTTCTGGTTTGCGGAAGGAGGGCAGCTTCCTGGACGGCAGACATTATTGTCTGTACAGGAGCCAGACTGGCGGGGACAGTTCTGCCTGGGTGCGGTGCGGGGTGAAGAGCCGCCGCAGGAACCAGATGCAGTACCGGGCGCAGAGCATCCGCAGGAACCGGATGTGCTGCGGGGGGAAGAACCGCCACAGGAGCCGGATGTGTTGCGGGGTGAAGAGCATCCGCAGGAACCGGACGTGTTTCGGGGTGAAGAGCATCCGCAGGAACCGGATGTGTTGCGGGGGGAAGAGCCGTCGCAGGAGCCGGACGTATTGCGGGGTGAAGAACAGCCGCAGGAACCGGGCATGGTGCGGGGCGTAGGGGTATCACAAGAACCGGGCATTGCACGTGATGCGGAATTTCCGCAGGAGCAATTCTGCCCGGCTGTATTACAAGACGCAGGGCTGCCGCAGGAACTGGACATAGCTGCATTGCGCCGGCAGTCACAGCGGCGCTGATTGTAACGTTCCAATATAAGAACTCCTTTCAGATTGGTATGGTTATTAGTAATGTATGAAAAACTGGATAGAAGGTGCAGGATTGCAAGCCGGGAGCCTTGCGTATTCATCGGGAAAGTGATATGATTTCTTTGAACATATAGAAAAAACCTATAAAGGATAAAAATATGACGATACGGCATCTGAAAATATTTGTGGAGGTGGCGGACACCGGGAAGATGAGCGCAGCGGCAGAACGCTGCTTTATCTCACAGCCCACGGTCAGCCAGACCATCCGAGAGCTGGAAGAGCATTACCAAGTGAAGCTCTTTGAGCGCCTGTCCAAGCGGCTTTTCATCACAGAAGAGGGGAAAATGCTGCTGACCTACGCCAGACAGGTGATACGCCAGTTTGATGAACTGGAGGCCGCCATGTTTTTAACGGGCCGGAAACGGCTGTTAAAGCTCGGAGCATCTGTCACAGTCGGAAACTGCCTGCTGTCCGGAATCCTGGAAGCTCTGAAAAAGGAGAGGCCGGAGACAGAGGTCTATACTTGCGTGAACAATACGGCATTTGTGGAAGAGCAGCTGCTGAAAGCAGAGCTGGATGTGGGCGTTCTGGAAGGAAGGGTGAAGAGTCCGGAGCTTGTGAGTATCCCGATGATACAGGACTATCTGGTCCTGGCCTGCGGGAAGGAGCATCCGTTTTTTGGCCGGAAGGAGCTGACGCTGCAGGATCTTCATGGACAGCAGTTCCTCATGCGCGAAGGGGGAAGCGGCACCAGGGCTTTATTTGAGAGTTTTCTGGAGAGCCGCCATGTGAATATCCGTATCTGCGGAGAATGTGCGTCCTCAGAGGCTATGAAAGAAGCGGTGATGAAGAACGGGTGCCTGGCTGTGCTGTCTATCCGGCTGATCCTGGAAGAGATAGAACAGGGGAGTATAGGAGCGTTTGGGAGCAGTACCAGAGAATGGGACCGTTCGTTTAAAATCGTATATCATAAAAATAAATTTATTGGAGAGGACCTGAAAGCCCTGGAGAAGATCCTGCATACCTATCGGGAGCCGGAGCTGCCTCCCGGAAAATATGTCGGCATCTTGCAGACATAGGAATATGTGATATAATGAGCAAGGAGGACATAAATTTGAATAGCTCTAAAACAGGAAAAGATTCTTCAGGCTGGGCTTGATCAGGGCCATTAATAGGATTTTTTCCAGATAAAAATAGATGGATACGTACAGAAAAGAGGATTAAAATTTTCATGAGGATAAAGATGGCCGGTATTGATTACCGGAAAGCGCCGGTTCAGGTACGGGAGCTGTTTTCCATGACGGCTTCCGTGGTAGAAAGGGCGCTTAAGAACAGCAGAGAGGTAAAGGGTATGACCGGCTGTGTCATTATTTCTACCTGTAACCGGACGGAATACTGGATGAGCGGAGAGGATGAAAGCTTCGACAGCCTGAATCCCGCGGCCCTTCTTGCACAGGAAAAGGGGCAGTCCTTTGAAGCATATGAGCCGTATTTTACGGTCAGAGAAGGAATGGAGGCGGTCCATTACCTGATGGAGCTGTCCTGCGGACTGCGGTCCCAGATATTTGGGGACGACCAGATCATCACCCAGGTAAAGCATGCACTGGATGCAGCGAGAGAGCAGGCTGCGGTGGATTCCGTGCTGGAGACTTTGTTCCGTACGGCGGTGACCGGCGCAAAAAAGGTAAAGACAGAGGTTCTGCTGACCAATGTGGACCGGTCTGTGGCGGCGGCTATGACTCTTCTGCTGCAAAAAGAACAGATCCTCATTCAGGGAAAACGCTGTATGGTCATCGGAAACGGTGAGATCGGGAGATTGGCGGCGGCGGAGCTGGTGAAAGCCGGCGGAGAGGTATTCATGACCCTGCGGCAGTATAAGACGAGAGAGGCCATCATCCCGGCCGGCTGCCGGGTGATTGATTATCACGCCAGGTATGAGCAGCTGGCCCAGATGGATATTGTGGTCAGCGCGACAGTCAGTCCCCATTATACTCTGACGAAGGAGAAGGCGGAGGCCTGCCTTGACGGGGGAGAGAAGGTATTTGTAGATCTGGCCATACCGAGGGATATGGAACCGGAGCTTTCGAAGCTGCCGGGAATAAAGCTTTATGATATGGACAGCTTCAGCGGGCTTAAATATGAGGGAGATGTCAGGCAGATCGCGGTGGCCGACGGAATCCTCACGAAATATGAGCTGGAATACGAGCAGTGGTATGAATTCCGGGAGTACGTCCCGGTGGTGAAAGAGATTTCCAAAGCGGCGGGAGAAGATACTTCTGCTAGGCTTCGAAAGGAACTCAAGCGCCTGGGCCTGACCTTGGAAGCCAGAGAAGAGCTGGAACGGGCTATCGGGAGATCAGCCTCCAAGGTGGTGGCAAAGCTTTGTTATGGGCTTCGGGAAGAGCTGGAACCGGAGGCTTGGAAGCTGTGTCTGGATGGACTCAGACGTTCAGCGGAGCATCTGGAATAAACGGCGCTTTAGTCGGAAGCTGGCGGGAAGGACGGTAATACATGCGATTTCCTATGTTTGTGGAGCTGGAAGGGAAAAGAGTAGTCGTGGCTGGCGCCGGGACCATTGGGACCAGGCGGATCAGAGTCCTGGCAGAATTCGGGGCCAGCGTACTGGTCGTTGCGCCGGAAATATCCGATGAGGTCAGAAGCCTCTGGCAGGCCGGGAAAATTCAATGTGAGCTGCGGCCTGTGGAAAAACAG belongs to Qiania dongpingensis and includes:
- a CDS encoding cupin domain-containing protein — encoded protein: MDIGQKLKELRILKGLTQEELADRAELSKGFISQLERDLTSPSIATLTDILQCLGTSLNEFFTAEPEEQVVFGTEDYFEKKDGELGNCIQWIIPNAQKNIMEPILLTLEKGGSTYPDTPHEGEEFGYVLQGSLVIHVGTKSYKAKKGESFYFTPDKKHYLTSKAGAVLLWVSSPPSF
- a CDS encoding ABC transporter ATP-binding protein, which translates into the protein MSTPLIDLVNVSKAFDKNLVLDELNLSIKENEFMTLLGPSGCGKTTTLRIIGGFEKPDTGTVFFDGKDITEISPNKRSLNTVFQKYALFSHMNIEENIAFGLKIKGKSKAYIKDKVRYALKLVNLDGFEKRSVASLSGGQQQRIAIARAIVNEPKVLLLDEPLGALDLKLRQDMQYELIRLKNELGITFVYVTHDQEEALTMSDTVVVMNQGYIQQMGSPEDIYNEPENAFVADFIGDSNIIDSLMIEDKLVEILGTRFSCVDTGFGRNRPVDVVIRPEDIELWEPGKGTMEGTVSHLIFKGVHYEMEVMAGGYEWLVHSTNCYPVGTKVSIHVDPFNIQIMKKPESEDEEAVGVDE
- a CDS encoding ABC transporter permease, whose product is MSKKLLSTPYLIWMIGFTMIPLALVVYYGITDKTGAFTLQNILSIATPERMNALLRSLKLSLISTGICLLLAYPLAMILKSLKVKQSSFIVFIFILPMWMNFLLRTMAWQTLLDRNGVINSILNFLHLPALNIINTQTAIIFGMVYNFLPFMVLPIYNVLVKIGDDTVEAARDLGANSAQTFFRVIFPLSMPGVISGITMVFVPALTTFVISDLLGGGMVLLIGNVIEQEFTFTANWNLGSGLSLVLMVFILISMALLAKYDKDGEGAAF
- a CDS encoding ABC transporter permease is translated as MGRFFKRFYLVIMFVFLYAPIGALMVLSFNSSKYMSKWGGFSLKWYEQLFSSQLIMSALKTTLIIAFLSALIATVIGTAACIGINHMKKVPRTLVMGMNSIPLMNADIVTGISLMLCFIAFGVSLGFGTVLISHITFNIPYVVLSVMPKMKQTEKSTYEAALDLGASPLQAFFKVVFPDILPGILSGFLLSFTMSLDDFIITHFTKGAGVNTLSTLIYSEVRKGIKPSLYALSTILFLAVLVLLIIANLPKKKSKEIAKEQ
- a CDS encoding ABC transporter substrate-binding protein yields the protein MKKKIIVFVLAVSLCLSCLAGCGGGKKDSKGVVKVYNWGEYIDEEVIQQFEDETGIEVIYDTFETNEEMYPIIEAGGTSYDAVCPSDYMIEKMIKNNLLAEIDYDNIPNMKYLSESIMEGSKAFDPENKYSVPYTFGTLGILYNTAMVEEPVTSWNALWNEKYKGEILMYNSPRDLFTAPLELLGYSINTTDEAQLGEAKELLLEQKPLLQRYVMDQIKDIMISGSAAMAMAYSGEVLQLQEANPDLAYVVPEEGSNYFIDSWVIPANSENKENAEAWINFLNDPEIALKNFEYITYSTPNTGAQELMDQSLLENPAVFPGEEILKKCEVFHSLGEEGDTLFNDLWLEIKDAAVKS
- a CDS encoding PHP domain-containing protein, which gives rise to MKFDFHCHTKNGSLDARVDVWEYAKLLKEKGFGGMMVTDHNSYNGYRAWLEYKEQYGALEDFTVLRGIEYDTLDAGHILVVMPENVDLKILEVRGLPIHMLVRVVHRYGGILGPAHPYGAKFLSAMCSKRLEKDIRLIHDFDFVEAFNTCELPESNEKARALAERYGKVCFGGSDSHRTDYIGMAYTEIDSPVTCCDDLIRLVKAHEIVECGGMERAPKEQAPITKMALGAVWKVYNRGLAAVKYHARILGLRELGLRGVPHSL
- a CDS encoding SH3 domain-containing protein; translation: MRGFRQWMSDHSEITGILVFLLIVIVVGGAAYGISYAVDGGHGKKAKTTTEAGSGATTESASESTSGQASSADQTSASETQPTETAATAATTAAGGSETTAAGAAAPSLGDTINEYGVYFQLVDENVTAKIETNLRRVPSTNSDEDIIATIYNGDWIKRTGIGHNGWSRVEYNGQVLYAVTSYLSTDGSSSSEPTYQAAGDTVTAKVEVYLRSSPDSASDDNVVATLTKGTTVARTGIGSNGWSKLDYNGTEVYAVTSLLEIVQ
- a CDS encoding diguanylate cyclase domain-containing protein — translated: MTERELIDITKRFWNFYLMEPTPEHFQEILSCCSDSLTIIGTGKHEIYQSLEEAAHALLVNQQQAAQIQFEIVDDWYAFRSLSDSVCLVYGGLWVREKGAAGSPFQINMDTRFSVIFRREENETWKIHHIHQSTPNIDQADHEFYPKTLSQQVKDALQLADEFRYKSELDLMTGLYNHVSFHEKVERYLENSQEATFFLIDLDYFKSVNDTYGHGEGDKVLKRFSRLLQIYSSSSSILGRLGGDEFAVLEPGVQPKKDLEQNLFSFQKQFRELMERYDRCRSLGCTAGICRSGGQTIDFDTLYRNADEALYYAKRHNKGSYFFFEDITR
- a CDS encoding superoxide dismutase family protein, yielding MRSELNDAFDTILRMTPVAHSDMYGSDKYPDIHGTVYFYPFWDGTLVVVEAAGLPFTDRACTEGIFGFHIHEGDSCQGTPEEPFSETGNHYNPDNCEHPNHAGDFPPLFGNNGYALGMFYTNRFQPDEVVGRTVIIHDQPDDFHTQPSGDSGTKMACGEIVGDLV
- a CDS encoding manganese catalase family protein, whose translation is MWNYEKRLQYPVNITTPNAKLAKIIMSQYGGPDGEMGASMRYLSQRYAMPYKQCQATLTDIGTEELAHLEIVATIVHQLTRNLTAEQLEAEGFAPYYVDHTTGIWPQAAGGIPFNACEFQSKGDPITDLYEDMAAEQKARTTYDNILRLIKDPDVCDPIRFLREREIVHFQRFGEALRITQDNLDSRNIYAFNPAFDKMGGDCPCRK
- a CDS encoding spore coat protein CotJB; translation: MNELMTQIYQYSFAVDDVLLYLDTHPDDQDALAYYQCMRDARETAVAAYECQFGPLTKDGVKDSADYWTWVNGPWPWEGGGSTCGTMRRGCNTR